CACTATTCCTAGAgagtcaaaaaatttcaaatttaaccaaatttatacaataaagtaataatatttatgatatcaaatatgtACCATTAGACTCtccattaaatatatttttataatatatctGTTTGGTGCCATAAATTTTTATGATTCTCTCtaaaaatttggtcaaacttgaaaaactttgactctccaaaaatgTTGGAATGCATTATATttcaggacagagggagtatatgtTTTAATTGCACGAATAAAAGTGTCCCTAAATTAATAATACACTCcatcaaacaaacaaaaatcAACCATAAATATATTAAAACTTTAGTTTCATTTTCTCTTGTTTGAGACTGGTTTTGCTCTTTGGTTCTTGTATTAAAACTTTATAATAATTGGCTGTGTACGTCCTTGAACGTAGAGGCCGGATGATGTtcatcctttatctaaaaaaacagAAATCAACGACTCAAAATTCCATATAATACACAGCAGTAGCACAAACACTCCATCAACCATAAATATATATGCTTCATCCATAAGACCTAAGATTGGGACCACAGCTCTATTATGTGAGCAAGAGGCAATGATCCATATCTCACACACCTACTGTGGAACCCCTTTTCTTCATTGTTTCGAGGGACACATCATAGAGTTTGAGAAAATTAAAGGACCTGTCCTCCTGCAATCACGGGACTTGATCCCAAAAGGCCAAAATTATCTATAAGACCTGCTAAGTGGGGGCCCACCCCCAGCTACCCAATCAGGGAACCAATGCACAGCTCAGCCGAGGCCCCGTGGCAGTTGGTGCCCCCCCCCTGATTGGCGTCCTCCTTGCCCACCTGTCCCTTGCTGGGACTCCACTACTACCTTCCCTGCTGCCGCCGACTGCCTGATCACACGGTTACGCCTGAATGACAGAAGCAATCCAGCTCTTGAGCAATCGGCAGTTCAGCACCAGCATGGCATCATCCAcaccagcacacggcaaatacaTGACCAGGTTTTCAGTTACGCAGATTCATCTCCCAACTCCCTTGAGAAACTGATGAAAGTCTGAAACAAGTTGAGGGGCAATGCAATCATCAGAAAAGATATTATCTCGCAACATTCGCAGTATTCACTAGCTTCAACCCTTCTTATAACTGAAACTTCTCAGATTGCATCACTGGAACTTCTCAAGATGAAACAAAAAAGAATTGCATTTTTTACTTCACAGAGATGCGAACAGCAGATtggttcagaagagcccaagcaAGACCCAACTCGAGGTCACAGGGAACCCAAGCACATGTCCGTTTCCTCCCTGgtggcctcccctgctccccttGCTTAGCGCAGGGGCAAAACTGCCTTGCCGCCTTTGGGGCCCCAAAGCTGGCTTTTCTGTGGAGGTCGGTTGAGCTGAATTCGGCAGGAGGACAGGTAGAAAGCAGCAGCCAGGGCAGGGCATGCAGGCGCCGCGGCAAGGCATCTTGGGAAACTTCTCGCGGGCGTCACCCACCCTACAAAAGGGAGCAGAGTAGCGGACACGGCTTGGGCGCTCGGGCTAGCtgtacacacacacaaacaaacCTCACTCACTGCCTGTGCCTGCAAGGGAGCAGCTCATCAGCTCAGACCTTGCAGCACAGCTTGCAAGCAAGAGGCGCCCTATATATTCACGCACCCTTCTTCCAGCTCCGGCTACCATTCAAAGCTCGTCCCAACCACCTAGCTCCTGGCACGTTGTGAGTGTGAgtggccaaatttcaagaagAGGACAGGCTGTTCGTTTCATACTTTCATCCTTGgagggagaggccggccggccttgttGACGGTGATAGGATTCGATCACACAGCTCGGTTTCAGAGAGCTTTCAGCAGGCGCCATGGGAGGCACCCTGGAGTACTTGTCCGACCtgctcggcggtggcggcggcagccggcggcggtacaagaagaggaagcagtTCCAGACGGTGGAGCTGAGGGTGCGCATGGACTGTGACGGCTGCGAGATGAAAGTCAGGAACGCCCTCTCCAGCATGAAAGGTACACTTACACTACTTGTTCTGCATCAGATTTAATTAATCTCACTCTAAGAAAATAGTTCATAATTAATCGAGGCTAAAATCTTCTGCAGTTGCTAATTAAGCATATCAATAATCTTGGCAAAGTTAACTGATGGTCCTGTGTGGTTTCTGCTGGTTCTTGCGTCGATCAGGGGTGCAGTCGGTGGAGATCAACCGGAAGCAGTACAAGGTGACGGTGCAGGGGTACGTGGAGCCGCACAAGGTGGTGAAGCGCGTGCAGGCCACGGGGAAGAAGGCCGAGATCTGGCCGTACGTGCCCTACAGCCACGTCGCCCACCCCTACGCCGCGCCGGCCTACGACAAGAAGGCGCCGCCGGGGTACGTGCGCCGGGTCGACGCCGTCATGCCCGTCTCCAGCTACGGCGGCCCCACGGCGGCCGGACCGCAGGAGGAGCGGCTTGTCACCATGTTCAGCGACGACAACCCCAACGCCTGCTCCATCATGTGATCATCAGATCATCAGCTAGCTAGTAGCTTGCTAGGAACCTGTGGATGTGAAAATTAATGTGCTGCGATCAATGATAGATGTTCGTGTTCATGGTGGTGAGCGGTGACACACATGTATGCACGCGTACATATATATCATGTTTGTGTAAATTTAATATatagaagtttgagaagatggcAGGGGAGATGGGGAAATTTTTTTCCAAGGTTCGTCTCTTAGCTGCATGTGCGGCCGAATCTTAGCCTACCGTACCTTTTTAGATTGTTAGATTTCGTATACAGTGTTGCGTGCTTTAAGCATGTATGGTGAATCGGTTGGCTTGTCATCAGGTGGCATATACTAATATATGATGTGTGTGCACTTGATGGCGCAGCTGGATTGCTCTGTTTAGATTATTTCTATACTTTGGTAACATTCGAAAGGGATAGTACATTGAGTTTCAGAGAGTCTAGTTAAATATAGCAAGGTCTATTATTCTATATAAGAGGACGATTATTCCTAATAAATCATCAATGGTATAATTGGTACGTAGCTTAATCAAATGTGTACTTTAAGAGTTTATTGTCAGTATAATAAGCACATCAAACCTTTAGGTGGTCCAACTGGACGGTTACATTACCAAACTAGCAGGACAGCTTCGCATTAAATTAAACTAATAAGACAAACAGAAAGTTTTCTCTTGGAAGAATAAAAAATATATCTTGATCCCGCTGACCTCCAAGTTTGAGCCCCTTCTTTATTCTCCAAGTatgttagagcaagtattatggtggGTTATAAGCAAGCTGAATGCTGAGGTGGAGGaaagagaagaggagagagaagaagtgGGCTGTAACCATACAACTAGCTTTGACACAAGAACCAAAAATTTTTGTGAGATAAACAAGTGGGTCATATATTAATGATAGAGAGTTGAACCACTATACAAGTAGGCTGAGAGATGAGCTACAAAGACTCTTGCAGTCAGCAGCAGGCTAAATCATTAGCCTTGGTCTTATGATAAATACTTTGCCTCCAGTTAGGAGCCTCACTTGTATTAGAGTATATAATTGGGTAATGACTCTAATCTAGCCGGCCGTACATTTGTGCATCTGCACGGTCGTCTCCATCTAATGTCCACATGTTGTATCAGACCCACGAGTCGGAGATCACAGGACATGTGCCAGGCTAGAACCCAAGAGTGCGCCGCTCGTCCTCCTTTCCTCTCCCTTTCTCACTCTATCCCTCATTTCGCATCCCCTAGGGTTAGCACCctctctcgcccattctccgtgGCCATCTCCGGTCCGGCGTCTGCCTCCCTTTGTCCATTCCGCAGCCTCCGGTGCTGAACAATTTCCCCCTACCGCTGTCTCCCTCATCTACACCGAGGCTCGAGACACCCGGGGTCCCGCCAGCCGCCAGGGCTCCAGGGTCCCCCCCAGGACATCGTCGTTCTCCTACCGGTCAACATCACCACGTCTACTCCATCCCTCAGATCTCTCCCGGCCTCCCTCCACCTATGTGCCTTCCCGTCGTGTGCCTTCGCAGTGCCCTTCTCGTGGGAGCAACGCCAGGGCATCTCCAAGATGCCTGCCTGAGCCCGCTCGTCATCGTCCTCCAAGAGCAAGGCACTCCTGCTCCCGCCGTTGCTGCTTGTCAGGTTATGCGCTGGCGGCTCCAACTCCTATGCCTCCATCATCCCAGCTGAGTACACCGCTGCCACTGAGATGGACCTGCACCCGTAGCCGAACCGCGCAGGGTGCCTAGTGGAGTGTGTGCCGGTGCTGGCGGCGGTCGCCGTAGCTGGCGGATGCCTTCGCCGAGTGGCTATCCAATGTCAGCCTCTATCGCTTCTGCAAGTGCGCCGCTGCCTGCTTCGCCTGCCACCGATGACAAGCTACGGACCTCCAAGAGACACTATGGGAAAC
This portion of the Panicum virgatum strain AP13 chromosome 2N, P.virgatum_v5, whole genome shotgun sequence genome encodes:
- the LOC120660482 gene encoding heavy metal-associated isoprenylated plant protein 23-like, which codes for MGGTLEYLSDLLGGGGGSRRRYKKRKQFQTVELRVRMDCDGCEMKVRNALSSMKGVQSVEINRKQYKVTVQGYVEPHKVVKRVQATGKKAEIWPYVPYSHVAHPYAAPAYDKKAPPGYVRRVDAVMPVSSYGGPTAAGPQEERLVTMFSDDNPNACSIM